In Dermacentor silvarum isolate Dsil-2018 chromosome 2, BIME_Dsil_1.4, whole genome shotgun sequence, the following proteins share a genomic window:
- the LOC119439926 gene encoding uncharacterized protein LOC119439926, with product MERVALAYLEWISGQLQYFPQQQTGFRRQRCTADTISDVVATLEDAKAMGDVVMLVLLDVQSAFDGLPHAVIEACLDHLGLSGCLSGFISAFLIGRTFRVHVGEELSEPRDITTGVRQGSVLSPFLFNMALAAFRHLSWRTHGSLFAASLSPTMWHSGPGGRGSPCYPFGARYNGH from the coding sequence ATGGAAAGGGTGGCACTGGCATACTTGGAGTGGATTTCAGGCCAACTCCAGTACTTCCCTCAGCAGCAGACGGGCTTCAGGCGCCAACGCTGCACGGCAGACACCATTTCCGATGTGGTGGCCACCCTGGAGGATGCCAAGGCCATGGGGGACGTGGTAATGCTGGTGCTTCTGGACGTCCAGAGTGCCTTTGATGGACTTCCTCACGCGGTCATCGAAGCCTGCCTAGACCATCTCGGCCTGAGCGGCTGCCTCAGCGGCTTCATTTCCGCCTTCCTTATCGGCAGAACCTTCCGAGTGCACGTTGGAGAGGAACTTAGCGAGCCCAGGGATATCACGACTGGCGTCCGACAGGGAtcggtgctcagccctttcctgttcaacatggcTCTCGCGGCCTTCCGGCATCTCTCCTGGCGGACCCACGGTTCCCTGTTCGCTGCTTCATTATCGCCGACGATGTGGCACTCTGGACCCGGGGGCCGAGGAAGTCCATGCTATCCATTCGGTGCTCGCTACAACGGGCACTAG